The following coding sequences lie in one Osmia lignaria lignaria isolate PbOS001 unplaced genomic scaffold, iyOsmLign1 scaffold0001, whole genome shotgun sequence genomic window:
- the LOC117610816 gene encoding uncharacterized protein LOC117610816, translating to MIPKIASLIPDQQIDRSNIKIPKNLNLADPEFHRPAPIDLLLGSGTALSLVSVGQINLSPPDGPDLYLQKTRLGWVIGGSPPQPIKSRIVSCNATTALQHDLARFWEIEEGPQLQLLSESDKFCEKHFQQHVKRNSDGRYVVALPFNDKLLLLGESRARALKRLESLERKLQRDATLRGEYHAVIQEYLDLGHMTKVTNIQCPSDGYYLPHHGVTKITSETTKLRVVFDGSAATSSGISLNDALHIGPRIQEDLLYILLRFRVHRYVITGDIEKMYRQFLVRDEDQKYQRVLWRDASREIQTYELRTVTFGLSAAPYLAIRCLTQLAQDECHRFPRAAQILRRDFYVDDLLTGASTLQEAASLREDLTQLLKLASLNIRQWASNHEDLLRNLPEESINRKIRIGESSTLKTLGIIWDSANDSISYEVKTQIANSYVTKRFITSEIAKIYDPLGLIGPVIIVAKMLLQRIWTIKVDWDESLPMDIHTEWKQFHRQLPLLNSTVFRRRTVIDTPSRIELHGFCDASEKAYGACIYIRSSDMHDNTTVELLLAKSKVAPLKTQSIPRLELCGALLLTTLYNTVKKALHVKLNRTIFWTDSTVVLHWLQTSPHTLKTFVANRISEIQARTNIGDWRHVPTTDNPADLISRGQHPEEFLQPSIWHHGPEWLKHEEVTWPTRDLIPCNFIPEQRTATCLKVSPLDTNILDDYSSWEKMQRIVAWCLRWKGDNMIKGPLTPVELRHARDVIIKLLQRIHFSKELRCLSSSSNPEIAGKLQRLSPFVDKDGIVRVGGRLKHSSMPFTQRHPIILPKARVTGLIIEAEHRAQLHAGVQGTLYAVRRRFWPIDGRNQVWKALRTCTRCLRARPPATNYIMGELPEARVTEARPFTNVGVDYCGPFYIKERRHRNRTRIKVYVAVFVCLAVKAVHLELVSDLTSEAFIAALRRFIARRGYCVKIHSDNGTNFVGANNEIQEIQRLIRSDEHNTKVQNFLAQRSIEWSFIPPRAPHFGGLWEAAVKSFKNHLLRVAGTELFTFEDFNTLIIEIESILNSRPLTPMSSDPNDLLVLTPGHFLIGDSLTSLRERDYLDTPPNRLSSWQFIQRIKQHFWTRWHREYLNELTRRTKWSKGEHPIKEGTLVLLREDNVPPMQWALGRVLRTYPGSDGIIRTVTIKTAASELDRSVKRLVPLPYQVEERSNEPEEPASTANVNPIDD from the coding sequence ATGATACCAAAGATCGCGTCATTGATTCCGGATCAACAGATTGACCGCTCGAATATTAAAATTCCGAAGAATCTCAACTTAGCAGATCCAGAATTTCACCGTCCAGCACCGATCGATCTGTTACTCGGCTCTGGAACTGCATTGTCGCTCGTAAGCGTCGGACAGATCAATCTCTCTCCTCCTGATGGACCCGACTTATATCTACAGAAGACGAGACTCGGATGGGTCATAGGGGGGAGTCCACCGCAACCAATAAAATCACGAATTGTTTCTTGCAACGCGACTACCGCGCTACAACACGACCTCGCACGCTTCTGGGAAATAGAAGAAGGTCCTCAACTACAACTTCTCTCAGAATCGGATAAATTCTGCGAGAAACATTTTCAGCAACACGTCAAGAGGAATTCCGACGGACGGTACGTGGTCGCATTGCCTTTTAATGACAAGTTGTTGTTGCTGGGAGAATCCAGAGCAAGAGCATTGAAACGCTTGGAATCTCTCGAGCGAAAGCTGCAACGAGACGCCACGTTGAGGGGGGAATATCACGCGGTCATTCAGGAGTACCTTGACCTTGGACACATGACCAAGGTCACGAACATTCAGTGCCCATCCGATGGATATTACCTGCCTCATCATGGAGTCACGAAGATCACAAGCGAGACCACGAAACTCCGCGTGGTGTTCGACGGTTCCGCGGCTACTAGCTCGGGCATCTCATTGAATGACGCGCTGCATATAGGACCACGAATACAGGAAGACTTGTTGTACATTCTTCTACGATTTCGCGTTCACCGTTACGTGATAACCGGTGACATCGAGAAAATGTATAGGCAATTTCTCGTACGTGACGAGGATCAAAAATATCAACGCGTCCTGTGGCGTGATGCGAGCCGTGAAATTCAGACGTACGAGCTAAGGACGGTCACTTTCGGACTTTCCGCGGCACCCTACCTGGCAATCCGCTGCCTTACGCAATTGGCCCAGGATGAATGTCATCGGTTTCCTCGTGCCGCCCAGATATTGCGTCGCGACTTTTACGTGGACGACCTGTTGACTGGGGCATCTACATTGCAAGAGGCAGCGTCATTGCGGGAAGATCTGACGCAATTACTAAAATTAGCTTCCCTCAACATTCGTCAGTGGGCATCCAACCATGAAGATCTTTTGCGAAACCTCCCAGAAGAGTCTATAAACAGGAAGATTCGTATCGGGGAATCATCAACGCTGAAGACTTTAGGAATAATTTGGGATTCTGCAAATGACTCCATATCATATGAAGTCAAAACACAGATCGCAAATTCATACGTTACTAAGCGATTTATTACGTCAGAAATCGCCAAAATTTACGACCCACTGGGTCTTATCGGACCGGTCATTATTGTTGCAAAGATGCTGCTCCAAAGAATTTGGACCATCAAAGTGGATTGGGATGAATCCTTACCAATGGACATCCACACAGAATGGAAACAGTTTCATAGGCAGCTTCCTCTCTTAAATAGCACCGTTTTCCGGAGGAGAACCGTGATCGACACACCAAGCAGGATCGAATTACACGGTTTCTGCGACGCTAGTGAAAAAGCTTATGGAGCCTGCATCTACATTCGCTCATCGGATATGCATGACAATACGACCGTAGAACTTTTATTAGCCAAATCTAAAGTGGCACCATTGAAAACACAGAGTATTCCACGACTAGAACTCTGCGGAGCCTTGCTCCTAACGACATTATACAATACCGTTAAAAAAGCCCTACATGTAAAGCTCAACCGTACCATTTTCTGGACCGATTCAACAGTCGTTCTTCATTGGTTACAAACGTCACCGCATACATTAAAAACATTTGTCGCCAACCGGATTTCGGAAATTCAAGCGCGAACCAATATAGGAGATTGGCGTCACGTTCCGACAACAGACAACCCGGCAGACCTTATCTCGCGCGGGCAACATCCTGAAGAATTTTTGCAGCCTTCCATCTGGCATCACGGGCCAGAATGGCTCAAGCATGAGGAAGTCACGTGGCCAACGAGAGATCTGATACCGTGCAACTTCATTCCGGAGCAGAGGACTGCAACCTGTTTAAAGGTCAGTCCTCTGGATACTAACATCCTTGACGATTACTCTTCGTGGGAGAAAATGCAAAGGATAGTCGCATGGTGCCTTCGGTGGAAAGGGGACAACATGATTAAGGGTCCCCTAACGCCGGTAGAATTGAGGCACGCTCGTGACGTCATTATTAAACTCCTGCAACGGATACATTTCTCCAAAGAATTGCGATGCTTATCGTCAAGTTCCAACCCTGAAATCGCGGGAAAATTACAAAGATTGTCCCCATTCGTAGATAAAGACGGGATTGTCCGAGTTGGCGGTCGGCTAAAGCATTCTTCAATGCCTTTTACACAACGTCACCCTATAATTTTGCCAAAGGCACGTGTCACAGGTCTCATCATTGAAGCCGAGCACCGAGCTCAACTGCATGCTGGGGTTCAAGGTACATTATATGCCGTTAGACGCCGTTTCTGGCCTATTGACGGTCGCAACCAGGTATGGAAGGCGTTACGCACCTGTACCCGTTGTCTCCGGGCCCGACCACCGGCCACCAATTACATTATGGGTGAATTGCCAGAAGCAAGGGTAACGGAAGCTCGGCCATTTACTAACGTAGGGGTAGATTACTGTGGCCCTTTTTACATCAAGGAACGCCGTCATCGTAATCGCACGCGAATAAAGGTTTACGTAGCGGTCTTCGTCTGCCTCGCAGTTAAGGCAGTTCATTTAGAGTTGGTGAGTGATCTTACCAGCGAAGCATTCATCGCAGCGCTCAGAAGATTCATTGCTCGACGCGGGTATTGCGTTAAAATACATTCAGATAACGGAACCAATTTCGTTGGAGCAAATAACGAAATACAGGAAATTCAACGACTCATCAGATCGGACGAACATAATACAAAGGTACAAAACTTTCTCGCACAACGGTCAATAGAGTGGAGCTTCATACCACCACGCGCACCACATTTTGGGGGTTTATGGGAAGCAGCTGTAAAGTCCTTCAAAAACCATCTCCTTCGCGTCGCGGGTACTGAGCTATTCACTTTCGAGGATTTTAATACCTTGATTATTGAAATTGAGTCAATTTTAAATTCCCGACCATTAACACCCATGTCTTCAGACCCTAATGACCTCCTAGTGTTAACACCCGGTCATTTCCTGATTGGCGATTCGCTTACGAGTCTACGTGAGCGAGACTACTTAGACACGCCTCCAAATCGTCTTTCGAGCTGGCAGTTCATTCAGAGGATCAAGCAGCACTTTTGGACTCGTTGGCATCGCGAGTATTTAAATGAGCTCACAAGACGTACCAAATGGAGCAAAGGAGAACATCCCATCAAAGAGGGCACGTTAGTCCTTCTTAGGGAAGACAATGTACCTCCCATGCAATGGGCCTTGGGTAGGGTGCTCAGAACGTACCCGGGTTCCGACGGCATCATTCGCACCGTGACAATTAAAACGGCTGCGAGTGAGCTAGATCGGAGCGTGAAGCGTCTGGTACCCTTGCCTTATCAGGTCGAAGAAAGAAGCAACGAGCCGGAAGAGCCAGCATCGACAGCGAATGTCAATCCAATCGATGATTGA